Proteins from one Impatiens glandulifera chromosome 2, dImpGla2.1, whole genome shotgun sequence genomic window:
- the LOC124925782 gene encoding uncharacterized protein LOC124925782, with the protein MADTMKNSLMKVGTAHTTPLCRPWDREDLMRRLTTFKSMTWFGKPKVVSAVNCARRGWVNVDADTIACESCGSRIFFSTPVTWTHHQVEKAASVFSLKLDNGHKLLCPWIDNVCEESLAQFPPKPAHTLVNDYKKRLSTLMNLSALPVISSSAISYLGCSQLEAFLKASPVEGSCNGSSDTSPEELPENELEFGLYYQALKLISLCGWELRPLPYTVDCKNLQLESSKNVSVSGTSLLVSTAHSSNSIFSASHGSENKEENEAMVASGGEQCHPNSSVLECKLCGASVGLWAFSTVLRPLELLRVVGDTDVSFQQISSHTGTVSGTHSLGIITNAKGSQYAMNIASTSASSERLPISKSTIAGGPPPAEQKFKAMISLPIVGRSLRARISSDLEYTSVKKSSEGDKDPGSITLTEQCVQPQVSHDKGHDDATRNYLPSSSNNDINGQELVGSKEQESTVSTSFQMGDLSPSTRDVDISGKNGEAIENDALVASETISQEKCFLTSSNCSRQVCDMTGVGAEVQPITTDALQQKEKNVQKLPLYNSMEFDPIRQHKCFCPWMASSGTAVPGWRQTLSVLERLKSPGAQSTKSTSHSIIEVDDPVTSVRKLFNSPSPKRMKLAHDSSSS; encoded by the exons ATGGCTGATACAATGAAGAATTCACTTATGAAAGTTGGAACAGCACATACAACACCACTATGCAGACCATGGGATCGGGAAGATCTTATGAGGAGATTGACTACATTCAAGTCTATGACATGGTTTGGGAAACCAAAG GTAGTGAGTGCAGTGAATTGTGCAAGGAGAGGATGGGTTAATGTAGATGCAGACACTATTGCTTGTGAGTCGTGTGGATCACGTATCTTCTTTTCTACTCCAGTAACATGGACACATCATCAAG TTGAAAAGGCAGCGTCAGTGTTTAGCTTAAAATTGGATAATGGACACAAGTTGCTTTGCCCATGGATAGATAATGTGTGTGAGGAATCATTAGCTCAGTTTCCACCCAAGCCCGCTCATACACTGGTCAATGATTATAAAAAGCGATTATCCACCCTCATGAATCTTTCAGCTCTTCCAGTGATATCATCTTCAGCCATTTCTTATTTGGGATGCTCTCAGCTAGAGGCTTTTCTAAAGGCATCTCCAGTTGAAGGAAGTTGCAACGGGTCTTCTGACACTTCTCCAGAAGAACTGCCTGAAAATGAGCTTGAATTTGGCTTGTATTATCAG GCACTAAAGCTGATTAGCTTATGTGGGTGGGAGCTGCGTCCCCTACCTTACACAGTTGACTGCAAAAACCTTCAGCTTGAGTCCTCTAAAAATGTCAGTGTCTCAGGTACATCTCTTTTGGTTTCTACTGCACACAgttcaaattctattttttcTGCTTCTCATGGAAGTgagaataaagaagaaaatgaagccATGGTGGCTTCTGGAGGAGAACAGTGTCACCCCAATTCTTCTGTTCTCGAGTGCAAATTGTGCGGAGCAAGTGTTGGATTGTGGGCTTTCTCCACAGTTTTGCGCCCTTTGGAATTGCTAAGGGTGGTTGGAGATACTGATGTCAGTTTTCAACAAATTTCTTCTCATACTGGTACTGTTAGTGGAACCCATTCTTTAGGGATCATTACCAATGCGAAAGGTAGTCAGTATGCAATGAATATTGCATCTACTAGTGCCTCCAGTGAAAGACTTCCAATTTCAAAATCAACTATTGCTGGGGGTCCTCCACCTGCAGAACAAAAGTTTAAAGCTATGATATCTCTTCCGATTGTTGGACGGAGCTTGAGAGCTCGTATTTCATCTGACTTGGAATATACAAGTGTTAAGAAGTCTAGTGAGGGAGATAAAGATCCAGGGTCTATCACTCTTACAGAACAATGTGTCCAGCCACAAGTGTCACATGACAAAGGACATGATGATGCTACAAGAAATTATCTACCCTCATCTTCAAATAATGATATCAATGGGCAAG AACTTGTAGGAAGTAAGGAACAAGAATCTACTGTCAGCACTAGTTTTCAAATGGGAGATTTGTCTCCATCAACTAGAGATGTTGATATCTCTGGTAAAAATGGGGAAGCCATTGAAAATGATGCATTAGTTGCTTCCGAAACTATCAGTCAAGAAAAATGCTTCTTAACTTCATCAAACTGCAGCAGACAAGTTTGTGACATGACAGGTGTGGGTGCTGAAGTGCAGCCTATTACTACTGATGCCCTACAACAGAAAG AGAAGAATGTGCAGAAGTTACCATTATACAACTCAATGGAGTTTGACCCAATTAGACAACACAAATGTTTTTGTCCATGGATGGCATCGAGTGGAACTGCAGTACCTGGATGGCGACAAACACTTTCTGTTTTAGAACGGCTGAAAAGTCCGGGTGCTCAATCTACAAAATCAACATCACATTCGATAATCGAG GTTGATGATCCTGTTACATCAGTCAGAAAGTTATTTAATTCTCCATCGCCAAAGCGAATGAAGTTGGCTCATGATTCTTCTTCAAGT